In one window of Tellurirhabdus rosea DNA:
- a CDS encoding T3SS effector HopA1 family protein produces the protein MQNLVESLTIDPHTHLITDRMLPAATGSEAGLSHTERILKRLYRSSAVAFDPDNVTQYLQFWIYDTYYCRNFGSRRTTFATGFNQLTFDDFGITTTTPIQNFHVDPFWKYLTNPRNVRHQAGFFTAIKGSEARFVRPEEFVESGFSEQEQKHFLTLFHPSNSFGKSRYKWLYGRWSVDDAYPGGVRFYISLDLPSEADALDDGFMVLLRKIQETFDRQQVPFSAKFQASAADMLRADGIILYIERRHFRVAARLLLDIAASTSHVQYRDDLPLFVFRLGTGIGFAETPPGVLSFGMNRSKLLAEAIVDAKGADHPVDKAIAYLKNQHLTLDTLHLNPGSSPDFYAVDFVPSAFGMYAGWGTGLKDERASEDRKRTPNNFVSAALVIARAICREVIWLNNGQCNWLSYQKPENEQVVYRLLDGSRGEGLEGVYLFLNQLTALYPCQNVELVLDGLKLNAPSVEETLTKDEFDLLTERVRRLLKDNQSPAAGLAEELIRRYVDPDRPIPNDYDGSDYFCPNLKFGLAGIGLFLLNAAGKNSGG, from the coding sequence TTGCAGAACCTTGTCGAAAGCCTGACCATCGACCCGCACACGCACCTCATTACCGACCGAATGCTGCCGGCGGCAACGGGAAGCGAAGCCGGGCTGTCGCATACGGAGCGCATTCTGAAACGCCTGTACCGTTCGTCGGCGGTTGCCTTTGACCCCGACAACGTGACCCAGTACCTGCAATTCTGGATTTATGATACCTATTACTGCCGGAATTTTGGCAGCCGAAGGACTACGTTTGCGACCGGGTTCAATCAGTTAACCTTCGATGATTTTGGCATCACCACGACGACGCCCATTCAGAATTTTCATGTTGATCCGTTCTGGAAATACCTGACCAATCCGAGAAACGTACGGCACCAGGCCGGTTTTTTTACGGCCATCAAAGGCAGTGAAGCCCGGTTTGTCCGGCCCGAGGAGTTTGTCGAAAGCGGTTTCAGCGAGCAGGAACAGAAACATTTTCTGACGCTGTTTCATCCCAGCAATTCGTTTGGAAAATCCCGCTACAAATGGTTGTATGGCCGGTGGTCCGTTGATGATGCTTATCCCGGCGGGGTGCGTTTCTACATCAGTCTGGACCTGCCGTCCGAAGCCGATGCGCTGGACGATGGATTTATGGTGCTGCTTCGGAAGATACAGGAAACCTTCGACCGACAGCAGGTGCCCTTTTCGGCCAAATTCCAGGCTTCGGCGGCGGATATGCTGCGCGCCGACGGAATTATTCTTTACATCGAAAGGCGCCATTTCCGGGTCGCCGCCCGACTGCTCCTGGACATTGCGGCTAGTACCAGCCACGTTCAGTACCGCGACGACCTGCCTTTGTTTGTCTTCAGACTGGGCACGGGAATCGGCTTCGCCGAAACGCCGCCTGGAGTCCTGAGTTTTGGAATGAACCGGTCGAAACTACTGGCCGAGGCGATTGTGGACGCGAAAGGGGCCGACCATCCGGTCGATAAAGCGATAGCGTACCTGAAAAATCAGCATTTAACGCTGGATACCCTGCACCTCAACCCGGGATCGTCCCCTGATTTTTACGCGGTTGATTTCGTTCCGAGCGCTTTCGGGATGTATGCGGGGTGGGGTACGGGCCTGAAGGACGAGCGGGCGAGCGAGGACCGGAAGCGTACCCCCAACAACTTTGTCTCCGCCGCCCTAGTTATTGCCCGGGCTATATGCCGGGAGGTCATTTGGCTGAACAACGGGCAGTGTAACTGGCTGTCTTATCAAAAGCCTGAAAACGAGCAGGTGGTTTACCGGCTGCTGGACGGCTCGCGGGGCGAGGGTCTTGAGGGCGTCTATCTTTTTCTGAATCAACTCACGGCTTTATACCCCTGCCAGAATGTGGAGCTGGTGCTGGATGGCCTGAAGTTAAACGCCCCATCCGTCGAGGAAACATTGACGAAGGATGAATTCGACTTGCTGACCGAACGGGTCCGCCGCCTCCTGAAAGACAACCAGAGTCCGGCGGCCGGGTTGGCCGAGGAACTGATCAGGCGGTACGTAGACCCGGACCGACCCATTCCCAACGACTATGACGGAAGTGATTATTTCTGCCCCAATCTGAAATTTGGCCTGGCCGGAATCGGGTTGTTTCTACTGAACGCCGCCGGTAAAAATTCAGGGGGATGA
- a CDS encoding aminoglycoside phosphotransferase family protein — protein MKALTGHSVLPYLRDWDLLDETGLAQSQYTVADNPHGSTRNTHLIVTRAQETGFFVKQARLIPLGEEIDELTDTLQLEGVFYQRARELPDLAAHLPRPYPIPRNNSDPYIATDHVLLTEYIPDSTPLMEYLRQLPHFVTTSPPPRLALARRLGEVLALFHQRLEANGGPMRTNEWPVFRPPLLDIDERHLNVLKQSDNRLLSFLGNRLEQSNSLASLHQLRELWTPSQLIHTDARLANFLVQQKPGTEPPEITLYLTDWEYAAQGDPVFDVASLIASYLRLSLGMSGFFSQQEIHESIFQLGRGYLLTHPADPLKSKWLLLVIQHAGVQLIQQFYSLASRVPDEPFRNEAEVSLELLTLGIEYLNRPIDILAKIIP, from the coding sequence ATGAAAGCACTGACCGGTCATAGCGTTTTGCCTTATCTGCGGGACTGGGATCTGCTGGACGAAACCGGGCTGGCACAAAGCCAGTACACGGTAGCCGACAATCCGCATGGCTCTACCCGCAATACCCACCTGATCGTAACGCGGGCGCAGGAAACCGGGTTCTTCGTCAAACAGGCCCGGCTCATTCCCCTGGGCGAGGAGATTGACGAGCTGACGGATACGCTGCAGTTGGAGGGGGTATTCTACCAGCGCGCCCGCGAGCTACCCGACCTGGCGGCTCATCTTCCGCGGCCGTACCCGATTCCCCGCAACAACAGCGACCCGTATATCGCCACGGATCACGTGCTGCTGACCGAGTACATCCCCGACAGTACCCCGCTGATGGAATACCTCCGGCAGCTTCCTCATTTTGTGACGACTTCGCCCCCGCCCCGTCTGGCCCTGGCCAGACGGCTGGGTGAGGTTCTGGCTTTGTTTCACCAGCGTCTGGAGGCCAACGGCGGCCCGATGAGGACCAACGAATGGCCTGTCTTCCGGCCGCCGTTGCTGGACATCGACGAGCGCCACCTGAACGTCCTCAAACAATCAGACAACCGGTTGCTGAGTTTTCTGGGCAACCGGCTGGAACAAAGCAATTCGCTGGCGAGTCTGCACCAACTGCGGGAACTCTGGACGCCCTCACAGCTTATTCATACCGACGCCCGGCTGGCCAACTTTCTCGTCCAGCAGAAGCCAGGCACTGAGCCGCCCGAAATCACTCTTTATCTGACCGACTGGGAGTACGCCGCGCAGGGCGACCCGGTTTTTGATGTGGCTTCCTTAATCGCGTCCTACCTGCGGCTGTCGCTTGGCATGAGCGGTTTTTTTTCGCAACAGGAGATTCATGAAAGCATTTTTCAGCTGGGTAGAGGCTATCTGCTGACCCATCCGGCCGACCCATTGAAGAGTAAATGGCTGCTCCTTGTGATTCAGCATGCAGGCGTCCAACTGATTCAACAATTTTATTCCCTGGCCTCCAGAGTGCCTGATGAACCATTCAGGAACGAAGCCGAGGTGTCGCTGGAACTCCTGACTCTGGGGATTGAATACCTGAACCGGCCCATTGATATTTTAGCCAAAATTATTCCCTGA
- a CDS encoding dienelactone hydrolase family protein — MNQDIINLYDEYTHKPLKREEFLKRLARLTGSTAAALAVLPLLEVNYAKAETVSGQDDRLRTERIEYPGEEGKMKGYLAMPKNKGKYPAVVVIHENRGLNPHIEDVTRRLALAGFVALAPDALSPFGGTPSGDADVREQFGKLDAAKTRGSFVKAVDFLKAHSESNGKVGSVGFCWGGAMANQLAVHSPDMKAAVAFYGRQPEAADVAKIKGAVQLHYGGMDERVNAGIPAYEEALKKANVPYELYVYEGAQHAFHNDTAPTRYNEAAAKLAWGRTLEFLRKRLG; from the coding sequence ATGAACCAGGACATTATAAACCTCTACGACGAGTACACCCACAAACCGCTGAAGCGCGAAGAATTTCTGAAGCGGCTGGCGCGGCTGACCGGCAGTACGGCGGCGGCGCTGGCGGTGCTGCCCCTGCTGGAAGTGAATTATGCCAAAGCCGAAACGGTATCCGGCCAGGACGATCGCCTGCGGACCGAGCGCATCGAGTATCCGGGCGAGGAGGGAAAAATGAAGGGGTATCTGGCCATGCCCAAAAACAAAGGAAAATACCCGGCCGTCGTCGTTATTCACGAGAACCGGGGCCTGAATCCGCATATCGAAGACGTCACCCGGCGGCTGGCGCTGGCGGGCTTTGTGGCGCTGGCTCCGGACGCGCTGTCGCCGTTTGGCGGCACTCCCTCGGGCGATGCCGACGTGCGGGAGCAGTTCGGTAAGCTGGATGCGGCCAAAACCCGGGGCAGCTTCGTCAAGGCGGTGGACTTTCTGAAAGCCCATTCCGAAAGCAACGGGAAGGTCGGCAGCGTTGGTTTCTGCTGGGGCGGGGCCATGGCAAACCAACTGGCGGTGCACTCGCCGGACATGAAGGCGGCGGTGGCCTTTTACGGTCGCCAGCCCGAAGCGGCGGATGTTGCCAAAATCAAAGGAGCCGTGCAGCTGCATTACGGCGGCATGGACGAACGGGTCAACGCGGGCATTCCGGCCTACGAGGAAGCCCTGAAAAAAGCTAATGTCCCGTACGAACTATACGTCTACGAAGGCGCGCAGCATGCTTTCCACAACGACACGGCCCCCACGCGTTACAACGAAGCCGCCGCCAAACTCGCCTGGGGCCGGACGCTGGAGTTTCTGCGAAAGCGGCTGGGGTAA
- a CDS encoding DUF421 domain-containing protein: protein MKKDEINLSDWHRILFGEAPAAFMLEVLIRTVLIYIVLLVIVRLLGKRMSGQLTQTEMAVMVTLGAIVSPAMQLPDRGVLASILTLGLILVLFRYVNLLGVRRPEVEQLTHGMESLLVKDGVLQLDELRRARVSHQQVLSALRNKTVYNLGQVSRVYLEPSGDFSIYTTDEKKPGLSTLPQTDQEVHRIQERVEGKMSCCNCGTTISGQDKKVPCPNCHQQNWDGAYL, encoded by the coding sequence ATGAAAAAAGACGAAATCAACCTTTCGGACTGGCACCGGATTCTGTTTGGGGAGGCTCCGGCGGCCTTTATGCTGGAGGTCCTGATCCGGACCGTTTTGATTTATATCGTCCTTCTGGTGATTGTGCGGCTGCTCGGCAAACGCATGAGCGGCCAGCTAACCCAGACCGAAATGGCCGTGATGGTCACGCTCGGGGCCATTGTCTCCCCGGCCATGCAGCTCCCCGATCGGGGCGTGCTGGCCAGTATTCTGACGCTGGGGCTGATCCTGGTGCTGTTTCGCTACGTCAATCTGCTGGGCGTCCGGCGTCCGGAAGTGGAGCAGTTGACCCACGGCATGGAAAGCCTGCTCGTCAAGGACGGCGTCCTTCAGCTGGATGAGCTCCGGCGAGCCCGCGTTTCGCACCAGCAGGTTCTTTCGGCCCTGCGCAACAAAACCGTTTACAACCTCGGCCAGGTAAGCCGCGTGTACCTGGAACCCTCCGGCGATTTCAGCATTTACACCACGGACGAAAAAAAGCCCGGTCTGTCGACCCTCCCGCAAACCGACCAGGAGGTGCACCGCATTCAGGAACGGGTTGAGGGAAAAATGTCGTGCTGCAATTGCGGGACGACGATTTCGGGTCAGGACAAAAAGGTGCCCTGCCCCAATTGCCACCAGCAGAACTGGGATGGAGCTTACCTGTAA
- a CDS encoding DUF421 domain-containing protein, with product MKKEEIKFGDWQRMLIGEVPAEFYFELLIRVGFIYLVLLVAMRLMGQRMAGQMSRNDLAALVSLAAAIGVPILDVQRGVLPVCIIALVVVLGQRYISGRAAKDEKFEAQTQDKLHTLVENGAILWQNLEKTTVSRQQLMAQLRNEGLSQLGEVERFYMEPNGVFTLVTRKQPQPGISILPEWDEAFMNERLQQTPTQVCHHCGSQKTYAADQAEECVNCGQQEWVPGLINR from the coding sequence ATGAAAAAGGAGGAAATCAAATTTGGAGACTGGCAGCGGATGCTGATCGGGGAAGTGCCCGCCGAGTTTTATTTTGAATTGCTGATTCGGGTGGGGTTCATCTACCTGGTGCTGCTGGTCGCCATGCGGCTGATGGGCCAGCGGATGGCCGGACAGATGAGCCGGAATGATCTGGCGGCGCTGGTTTCGCTGGCCGCCGCCATCGGGGTGCCCATTCTGGACGTTCAGCGGGGGGTGCTGCCGGTCTGTATCATCGCCCTGGTCGTGGTTCTGGGGCAGCGGTACATTTCGGGCCGGGCCGCCAAAGACGAAAAATTTGAAGCGCAGACGCAGGACAAACTGCACACGCTCGTCGAGAACGGGGCTATTCTCTGGCAGAATCTGGAAAAAACGACGGTTTCCCGGCAGCAGCTCATGGCCCAGCTCCGGAACGAAGGCCTTAGTCAGCTTGGCGAAGTGGAGCGCTTCTACATGGAGCCGAACGGTGTATTTACGCTCGTCACGCGAAAGCAGCCCCAACCGGGCATTTCCATTCTGCCCGAATGGGATGAAGCGTTTATGAACGAACGCCTGCAGCAGACCCCCACCCAGGTCTGCCACCACTGCGGAAGTCAGAAAACCTACGCCGCCGACCAGGCCGAAGAATGTGTCAACTGCGGGCAGCAGGAATGGGTGCCGGGTTTGATCAACAGGTAG
- a CDS encoding acyltransferase family protein produces the protein MQASSTLPTPEPTLAQPAPVKRLLSLDTLRGFDMFWIIGGEEIFHALAKTTGWAAALFLADQFTHPDWHGFRAYDLIFPLFIFMAGVSTPFSLGSRLEKGASRSELVRKIISRGLLLVLLGIVYNNGLLVKSLAETRFPSVLGRIGLAGMLAQLIYVYSGRRTQYGWFAGILLAYWAVLMLVPVPGCGAGLLTMECNPASYLDRQLLPGHLHKVIHDPEGILSTLPAVCNALLGIFAGNLLRTNGHLLTQNGKVLRLVVAGLGCLLAGWLWNFVFPVNKNLWTSSFVLVTGGLSLLLLALFYWIIDVKGFTRWTLLFTVIGMNSILIYLAGEVIDFEYSARFFFGGLLHLSDSRAVQEVGMTIGLLAVEWAFLYVLYKKKVFLRV, from the coding sequence ATGCAGGCATCGTCTACCCTCCCAACGCCCGAACCCACCCTCGCCCAGCCGGCGCCCGTCAAACGTCTGCTTTCCCTGGACACCCTGCGGGGCTTCGACATGTTCTGGATTATCGGCGGGGAGGAAATCTTTCACGCACTGGCCAAAACGACCGGCTGGGCCGCCGCCCTGTTTCTCGCCGACCAGTTTACCCATCCGGACTGGCACGGCTTCCGGGCCTACGACCTGATTTTCCCCTTGTTCATTTTTATGGCGGGCGTTTCCACGCCTTTTTCGCTGGGCAGCCGGCTGGAAAAAGGAGCATCCCGGTCGGAGCTGGTGCGGAAGATCATCAGTCGCGGGCTGCTTCTGGTGCTGCTGGGAATCGTCTACAACAACGGCCTGTTGGTGAAGTCGCTGGCCGAAACCCGCTTTCCGAGTGTGCTGGGGCGTATCGGGCTGGCGGGCATGCTGGCGCAACTGATCTACGTCTACAGTGGCCGACGGACGCAATACGGCTGGTTTGCCGGAATTTTGCTGGCCTACTGGGCCGTGCTGATGCTGGTCCCGGTGCCCGGCTGCGGCGCGGGTCTGCTGACGATGGAATGCAATCCGGCCAGTTACCTCGATCGCCAGCTGCTGCCCGGCCACCTGCACAAAGTCATTCACGACCCGGAAGGCATTCTGTCCACGCTGCCGGCGGTCTGCAACGCGCTGCTGGGCATTTTTGCCGGAAACCTGCTTCGCACCAACGGCCACCTGCTCACCCAGAACGGAAAAGTCCTTCGGCTGGTGGTGGCCGGGCTGGGCTGTCTGCTCGCGGGCTGGCTCTGGAACTTCGTTTTTCCGGTCAACAAAAACCTGTGGACCAGCTCGTTCGTCCTCGTGACGGGCGGACTGAGCCTGCTGCTGCTGGCGCTGTTTTACTGGATCATCGACGTGAAGGGCTTTACCCGCTGGACCCTTCTGTTTACGGTCATCGGCATGAACTCCATCCTGATCTACCTGGCCGGTGAGGTGATCGACTTCGAGTACTCGGCGCGGTTCTTTTTCGGCGGCCTGCTGCATCTGTCGGATTCCCGGGCGGTTCAGGAAGTGGGCATGACCATCGGCCTGCTGGCGGTGGAGTGGGCGTTTCTGTATGTGCTCTACAAAAAGAAGGTGTTTCTGCGGGTTTGA
- a CDS encoding HXXEE domain-containing protein, producing MKLYLFGMDFTVYITLLPIVFMMHDFEELIFLKPWLGRNREMLYQRFPTLARKILPHLDRLSTNAFALAVAEEFILLSVITYTAVLFEYYYVWFAALVAFTVHLLVHIGQWLVLRRYIPAIVTSLLSLPYCLYTLYLFCRESRIGPAEGLLWSAGGLILMVLNLFLAHRLGTRLDAWLSVTAAPRPVPARKSNQSLR from the coding sequence TTGAAACTGTACCTGTTCGGCATGGACTTTACCGTTTATATTACCCTGCTGCCCATTGTCTTCATGATGCATGATTTTGAAGAGCTTATCTTTCTGAAGCCCTGGCTTGGCCGAAACCGGGAAATGCTTTACCAGCGTTTCCCGACATTAGCGCGGAAGATTCTGCCGCATCTGGACAGGCTGTCTACAAATGCCTTTGCGCTGGCCGTAGCGGAAGAGTTTATCCTCCTGAGTGTCATTACATACACGGCCGTCCTTTTCGAGTATTATTACGTCTGGTTTGCGGCGCTTGTGGCTTTTACGGTTCACCTGCTGGTACATATCGGGCAATGGCTGGTGCTGAGGAGGTACATTCCGGCCATTGTCACCTCGCTGCTATCGCTGCCTTACTGCCTCTACACCCTTTATCTGTTTTGCCGGGAAAGTCGGATTGGACCGGCGGAAGGGCTGCTGTGGTCGGCCGGTGGGCTCATCCTGATGGTGCTTAATCTGTTTCTGGCCCACCGGCTCGGCACTCGTCTGGATGCCTGGCTATCGGTCACCGCAGCGCCCCGGCCAGTTCCTGCCAGGAAATCAAACCAATCGCTACGATAG
- a CDS encoding EamA/RhaT family transporter has translation MIYLLLSIGLSVLLLLNFRLFPRYGVNTFQAIVFNYPVCFLTGLALLPAGQSFAVEFSQDWTWLALGLGVGFILTFLLSGASTQRTGITATSLANNLSLVIPVTISLFVFKTGGKAFDGFNYLGLVLAVVAVGLSTFKKEESGAVRSRGLAALLPVAVFLMYGLTNTLINYMNIHFIPSPDQTARVTLTMVMGAIAAGLLMLLIRLLQGKEKLEARNLAGALTLGVPNYLSFYTLLLALSAFGGNGAFVYPLYNIGVIVLAAGVAALFFREKLSLLNRAGLVLAIVAIGLISWQELAGALR, from the coding sequence ATGATTTATCTTCTTCTGAGCATCGGGCTGTCGGTGCTGCTGCTGCTGAACTTCCGGCTTTTTCCGCGCTACGGCGTCAATACCTTTCAGGCGATTGTCTTCAATTATCCGGTCTGCTTCCTGACGGGACTGGCGCTGCTGCCCGCCGGGCAGTCCTTCGCCGTGGAGTTCTCGCAGGACTGGACCTGGCTGGCGCTGGGACTGGGCGTGGGTTTCATCCTGACGTTTCTGCTTTCCGGCGCTTCCACCCAGCGAACGGGCATTACGGCGACCTCGCTGGCCAACAACCTCTCGCTGGTCATTCCGGTCACCATCAGCCTGTTTGTCTTCAAAACGGGCGGCAAGGCCTTTGACGGCTTCAACTATCTGGGTCTGGTGCTGGCCGTGGTGGCCGTTGGACTCAGCACGTTCAAAAAGGAAGAGAGCGGGGCCGTTCGGTCGCGGGGGCTGGCGGCGCTGCTGCCGGTAGCGGTGTTTCTGATGTACGGCCTGACCAACACGCTCATCAACTACATGAACATCCACTTTATTCCGTCGCCCGACCAGACCGCCCGCGTCACGCTGACGATGGTCATGGGAGCCATTGCGGCGGGGTTGCTGATGCTGCTGATCCGGCTTTTGCAGGGAAAGGAAAAGCTGGAAGCGCGCAATCTGGCCGGGGCGCTCACGCTTGGCGTGCCCAACTACCTCAGTTTTTACACCCTGCTGCTGGCCCTGTCGGCCTTTGGCGGCAACGGCGCGTTTGTGTACCCGCTTTATAACATCGGCGTCATAGTGCTGGCGGCGGGCGTGGCGGCCTTGTTTTTCCGGGAAAAATTATCGCTGCTCAACCGCGCGGGGCTGGTCCTCGCTATCGTAGCGATTGGTTTGATTTCCTGGCAGGAACTGGCCGGGGCGCTGCGGTGA
- a CDS encoding OmpA family protein — protein MKRLTYLVLLAFMASGCMFGSYPSGGPYPPDDSYPDSRVPDSRQPYPRGRYEDPADRPTYSGRSPRSLGRPVTSGVSVTDIRLTDRYTVLYMTYQDRSRPRYDQMGRPYSTGTIAFHPSARLIAANGARTFRFVRAEGIPTDPNRQRTFPGDEVSFVVYFERLDKGLEQFDLYECTNNDQYTCWNVYDLEVDNPLDPVYTPRPQSRETAPRRVETAPVEAPVDAPLLVTGVVRDAKTKRPLSATIDYRLSGSRTSVDSVQSFASTGNYRLSLGRGQVYTYTASARGYLAANGVLDVSRAASGERISRDILLTPLAVGDKVTLENVYFDMSKAELLTASFAELNRVVTMMQDNPNMTIRLEGHTDIIGDHDKNLQLSRDRVNACRRYLVNQGISGDRIQTVGYGDTRPIKTKGTDEERKVNRRVEFVILTL, from the coding sequence ATGAAGCGACTTACCTATCTGGTCCTGCTGGCGTTTATGGCGTCGGGCTGCATGTTTGGTTCGTATCCTTCGGGGGGGCCGTATCCGCCGGATGATTCCTATCCCGATTCCCGCGTGCCGGACAGTCGCCAGCCGTACCCCCGCGGACGCTACGAAGACCCGGCCGACCGGCCGACGTATTCCGGGCGTTCGCCGCGCAGCCTCGGCCGACCGGTGACCAGCGGCGTGAGCGTGACGGACATCCGGCTGACGGACCGGTACACTGTGCTGTACATGACCTACCAGGACCGCAGCCGTCCCCGCTACGACCAGATGGGCCGACCGTACTCGACCGGGACCATTGCTTTCCATCCGTCGGCGCGCCTGATTGCGGCCAACGGGGCCCGGACCTTCCGGTTTGTGCGGGCAGAAGGCATTCCCACCGACCCGAATCGCCAGCGTACTTTCCCCGGCGACGAAGTTTCGTTTGTCGTTTATTTTGAACGGCTGGATAAAGGACTGGAGCAATTCGACCTGTACGAATGCACCAACAACGACCAGTACACCTGCTGGAACGTCTACGACCTGGAAGTCGACAACCCGCTGGACCCCGTCTATACGCCGCGGCCGCAGAGCCGGGAGACGGCACCCCGCCGGGTAGAAACGGCCCCGGTGGAAGCTCCGGTGGACGCGCCGCTGCTGGTGACGGGCGTGGTGCGGGACGCCAAAACGAAGCGGCCGCTCTCGGCCACGATTGATTACCGCCTTTCGGGGAGCCGCACCTCGGTCGATTCGGTGCAAAGCTTTGCTTCTACGGGCAATTACCGGCTGAGTCTGGGCCGCGGGCAGGTGTACACCTACACGGCTTCGGCCCGGGGGTATCTGGCCGCCAACGGCGTGCTGGACGTGTCCAGAGCCGCTTCGGGCGAACGCATCAGTCGCGATATTCTGCTTACGCCGCTGGCGGTGGGTGATAAGGTGACGCTCGAAAATGTGTACTTCGACATGTCGAAGGCGGAACTGCTGACGGCTTCTTTTGCCGAACTGAACCGCGTGGTGACCATGATGCAGGATAATCCGAACATGACCATCCGACTCGAAGGCCATACCGACATCATCGGCGACCACGACAAAAACCTGCAGCTCTCCCGCGACCGGGTGAATGCCTGCCGACGCTACCTCGTAAACCAGGGCATCAGCGGCGACCGCATCCAGACGGTCGGTTACGGCGACACAAGACCGATCAAAACGAAGGGAACCGATGAGGAGCGGAAAGTCAACCGGCGGGTGGAATTTGTGATTCTGACGCTGTAA
- a CDS encoding fasciclin domain-containing protein has protein sequence MKNLKSLRWAKGLSMMLLVAGAPLLTSCDNDDDDATPTPTYSNFSDVLSGNTDYSLMRAAVTRAGLTDSLNRSNVTIFLPNDAAFRAAGFADAAAVNNASVSDLQRILRYHVVGSRVLPSAFETTGSASPASLGGQNLYITRNSGGQVFVNNARVQQTGIEGFENGQVYVIDRVLMPATGNLLQVAQADTSLSFLVAAARRAGGTVFNSLSSTTTPVTVFAPTNAAFRAAGFRDTTAIGAANRDTLTRILTYHVVPGRVFAPTLTNNQSVTTAQSGAFNVTVGTNNAVSITGRGNNNQAANVTRPDIMATNGVVHVIDRVLRP, from the coding sequence ATGAAAAACCTGAAATCACTTCGTTGGGCAAAAGGCCTGTCGATGATGTTGTTAGTGGCGGGGGCTCCTTTGCTGACAAGTTGTGATAATGACGACGACGATGCAACGCCGACGCCGACCTATTCGAATTTCTCCGATGTCCTGAGCGGCAATACGGATTATTCGCTGATGAGAGCGGCCGTCACCCGTGCCGGGCTTACCGACTCGCTGAACCGTTCAAACGTTACGATCTTCCTTCCGAATGATGCGGCTTTCCGCGCTGCGGGCTTTGCCGATGCGGCCGCCGTCAACAATGCTTCGGTTTCTGATCTCCAGCGCATTCTGCGGTACCATGTAGTGGGCAGCCGCGTATTGCCCTCGGCTTTCGAAACGACCGGCAGTGCGTCGCCGGCTTCGCTGGGTGGACAGAACCTCTACATCACCCGTAACTCCGGTGGTCAGGTATTTGTCAACAACGCCCGTGTCCAGCAGACGGGCATCGAGGGCTTCGAAAACGGGCAGGTGTACGTCATCGACCGCGTTCTGATGCCGGCAACGGGTAACCTGCTGCAGGTGGCTCAGGCCGATACGAGCCTTTCGTTCCTGGTAGCGGCAGCGCGCCGGGCCGGGGGTACGGTCTTTAACAGCCTGTCGAGCACGACGACGCCGGTAACGGTTTTTGCGCCGACCAACGCCGCTTTCCGGGCCGCTGGTTTCCGCGACACGACGGCCATCGGGGCGGCCAACCGCGATACGCTGACCCGTATCCTGACCTACCACGTGGTGCCGGGCCGGGTTTTCGCGCCGACGCTGACCAACAACCAGAGCGTGACAACGGCCCAGTCGGGTGCGTTTAACGTGACGGTCGGAACCAACAATGCCGTCAGCATTACCGGACGCGGCAACAACAACCAGGCGGCCAACGTAACCCGTCCGGACATCATGGCGACCAACGGCGTTGTGCATGTCATCGACCGGGTTTTGAGACCCTAG